Sequence from the Bubalus kerabau isolate K-KA32 ecotype Philippines breed swamp buffalo chromosome 17, PCC_UOA_SB_1v2, whole genome shotgun sequence genome:
TGAGTCTGGAGTCTCTGGCTTAGTGTTGCTGTCCTGTGAAGAACTTCCCAAGGGGACAGTGTTTGCAAGAATTGTGCATAGGTGGAAATGAAGCTGGAACCCCTGGTGGCGATGCAGCCATCAGGTGTGCATAGTTCTTGGTCGGAACACAGGAGAGTCCCTGCTCTGAGCAGCAGAAAAGCCACCAGCGTATATGTGCAGTGAAGAGGAACCACTCTCATGAAAGAGAGAGCCCTTATGAAAAGCCCTCTACCTCTCTGAGATGGACGCCCCTTCCTTCtcaaatagcaataataaaaacTGAATCACAGCACTGGTTTGGTTGAGTAGCTAAATGGAACAATCTACAGGAAAGTCATCAATGTTGGTTTTCAGAAAAATGATAATCAGCGTGAGGCTAGGGTATAAGCAGGGCTCATCAGGCAGGGGATGAGGGGTGCAGAAATGTTAGGACGGACAAGGTGTTATCTCAGTATCCAAACCTGGAGGGAGCAGGAGGGGGTAAAATGACCAGACTCCCTAAATCTTGAAACAGGTAACCTGGAATTAAATCCCAGATCCGTATCCATTGCAAAGAGATCACAAACATGATACAgcatctctgtgcttcagtttcctctagAAAGTGTCCGTTTGTGGCATAGGTACGTCCCACCTTCTTACTACCTCAAATCCCTCAATTTCACTGCCAGCCGTATTGTGATACCCATAAAGCCCTTTCTCTAGTGTGAGCTACTTGATGGCTAATCAAGTGGCACTTTCAGGAAAATGATTGACCACATTCCTTGCACTCCGAAGGGTTTTCTCTAGTGTGGAttttcctaaaggaactcagttgGTGGGCTTGGTTAAAGGATGTCCTATATTCACTGCACATATACAGTGTTTCTCTTCTGTGACTGCCCTGATGATAATGGAAGCCAGACAGAATATATAAGACTCACCACATACATTACACTAATAAGGCCTTTCTAAAgcatgaatggagaaggcaatggcaccccactccattactcttgcctggaaaatcccatggatggagaagactggtaggctgcagtccgtggggtcactaagagtcgggcacgcctgagtgacttcactttcacttttcactttcatgcattggagaaggaaatggcaacccactccagtattcttgcctggagaatcccagggacggaggagcctggtgacctgccgtctatggggtcgcacagagtcggacatgactcaagtgacttagcagcagcagcaaagtatgaattctctgatgtccAGTGAAACAGTACTTACAGGTAAAAGATTTATCATATTTCTTGTACTGATAAGGCTTTTCTCCACTATGGATTTTGCTATGGGTACTGAGGTACTTCCTTCAGCTAAAGGATTTCCAACATTCGGTGCAGGCGTAAGGCCTTTCTCCACCGTGAACTCTGTGATGTACAATTATGTTCCAGTTTTGGAaaaaagatttattatattcattgcacTCGAAAGACTTTTCTCCAGTGTGGATTTTCCTATGGATATGTGGAAGTTGTCTCTGGCTAAAGGATTACCAACATTTAAGCCCTTTCAGAAGTGTGAACTCTCTGATGACGATGAAGGCCTGACCTATCAGTAAAACATTTCCCACATTCTCTGCACTCATAAGGCTTTTCTCCACTGTGAACCCTCTGATGCCGATGAAGACGTGACCTATCAATAAAACATTTTCCACATTCAATGCACTCATAAGGTCTTTCTCCACTGTGAACACTCTGATGATTCTGGAGGCCTCTCTTAACAAtaaaagatttcccacattcactgcactgATAGGGCCTTTCTCCGCTGTGAACTCTCTGATGGTACCGGAGaccacttgaaaaaataaaacatttcccacattcactgcactcatAGGGCCTTTCTCCACTGTGAACTCTCTGATGATACTGAAGACCTCGCTTATCAATGTAacatttcccacattcactgcattcaTAAGGCCTTTCTCCAGAATGAACTCGCTGATGATAATGGAGGTCAGATTTAGCGAtaaaagatttcccacattcaTTGCACCCATAGGGCCTCTCGCCACTGTGAACTCTCTGATGATACTGGAGGCCACGCAGAGCAACAAAAGACTttccacattcactgcactcatAAGGCCGTTCGCCAGTGTGAACTCTCTGATGGTCAATTAACCTCCCCTTTTGGATGAAAGATTTACCACATTCCCTGCATTTAtaaggcttttctccagtgtggATTTTTCTATGGATTCTGAGGTACCTCCTTTGGCTAAATGACTTTCCACATTCAGGACAGGCATATAGTGTTCCTCCAGAGTTAAATCTCTGACCTGCAAGGAAGCCAGATTTGTGGGCAAAAAATTTTCCAGAATGGCTGCATTCATAAGACCTTTCTCTGGCATGAACTTCCTCGTGTTGAATAAGGCTATTTCTTTGGATGCAGGCTTCCCTACATTTGCTGAACTCACAAAATCCTTCACCAGTGAGGGCTTCTTCATCCTGAACAAGTATGTCTGTGGGGTTGGAGACTATCTTGTCTTCTCCCCAGCTCTGATGACTTTTTccactgtgaaaaacagcatCATACTCCTTACTGTTGTTTCGTGGCATCCTGATATTAGTGGCTTGTTTCTGAACTCCTATGTTGGCCAGGAAGTCATTCCCAATCTCCATGCTGGTAGACAGATTCCTTGCTGCATGGATCGTACAGCTTTTCAAATATGCAGATCTTCCCATATGACACTGGCAGAATTTCACTCCAGTGTGCTGCTGAACATTGGCAGTAAAATAGAATTGTTTTCCACATGTCCCACACGTGTATTCTTTCTGCTCCCTATTTGTTCCTTGCTCTTCAGCTAAATGTAAAATGTCTCTCAAGACTGGGACACATATCTTACAGGGCTGGGTATTCTCAGGAGACAATTCTGCCCTGAGAGTCCTAATCTGTGATGCTCCCTCTGCAGATACATTCTGTTCAGAACATGTCTCTGCATGCTGGACTCCATGACAAGAACCTGAAAACAAACAGTTTGACTTTATTGGAGGGAATAACATCATTACAACTGTACATCTGATACATGAAAGaggcagtccatggaatcatgtTCAGGACATGAACTGGGATTAAACTGAAGAAGCAGTTGGTCTCACTATGCCCAGGACACAAGGACTGGATGTGGCTCTCACAGCcaagtggttaagacactgcactGCTAATGCAGGgagtgcaagttcaatccctggccatggaactaagatcctacatgtctcacagccaaaaaaaaagaggaaaagattaaaaaaaaaaaaagttactataTTAATATCCAAGCTGACTTAACATAAACAAAGTCATCAGGGATAAAGagaattacataatgataaagggatcaattTTTCAGATTTCAAAATAATCCTTAACATTTATGTGCCTAACAACAGAATATTTAAACGTGAGGCAAAACAGACCTACAAGTAGAAACAGATATAATAGTTGAAGACTTCATTCAAAACTGCTCTACCAGAAATGACCAGATTCAGCAAACAGAAAATCTGTAAAGATGCTGTTCAACTGAAAAGTACCATCATCAATCAACTGGATGTAAGGACACCTAAAGACTACTAGTATACTCCATCCAAAATCAGCACAATAGTCTATTTATGCTGACATATAACATTCACAAGATAGACCACATCCTAGGTCAGAAAACACCTTAACAAATTTGAAACAACTGAAATCATACAATGTCTTTTCTCAGAGCGCAGCGGAATTATAACAAAAATCAGTAAcacagttgggaagatccactggaaaagggaaaggttacccactccagtattctggcctggagaattccatggactgtatagtccatggggctgcaaagagttggacatgactgagagactttcaaaaaaaaaaaataagtaacacaaagatagctgaaaaaaaaatccccaaattttGAGAATTAAACTATACACTTTCAAATAAaacatgggtcaaagaagaagtcccaaaaaagaaatcttaagaaaacttttagttagaactggacatggaacaacagactggttctaaataggaaaaggagtacatcaaggctgtatattgtcaccctgcttatttcacttatatgcagagtacatcatgagaaacgctgggctggaagaagcacaagctggaatcaagatttccgggagaaatatcaataacctcagatatgcagatgacaccacccttatggcagaaagcaaagaagaactacagagcctcttgatgagagtgaaagaggagagtgaaaaagttggcttaaagctcaacattcagaaaactaagatcacggcacctggtcctatcatttcatggcaaacagatggggaaacagtggctgactttatttttccaaaatcactgcagatggtgactgcagccatgaaattaaaacacgcttacttcttagaagggaagttatgatcaacctagacagcatattaaaaagcagagacattactttgccaacaaaggtccatctagtcaaggctatggtttttccagtagtcatgtatggatgagagagttggactataaagaaagctgagcactgaagaattaatgcttttgaactgtagtgttggagaagactcttgagagtcccttggactgcaaggagatccaaccagtcca
This genomic interval carries:
- the LOC129631414 gene encoding zinc finger protein 211-like, with translation MAAASLRVPPQGSVTFEDVAVYFSWNEWCLLDEVQIRLYLDVMLENFALVCMLGSCHGVQHAETCSEQNVSAEGASQIRTLRAELSPENTQPCKICVPVLRDILHLAEEQGTNREQKEYTCGTCGKQFYFTANVQQHTGVKFCQCHMGRSAYLKSCTIHAARNLSTSMEIGNDFLANIGVQKQATNIRMPRNNSKEYDAVFHSGKSHQSWGEDKIVSNPTDILVQDEEALTGEGFCEFSKCREACIQRNSLIQHEEVHARERSYECSHSGKFFAHKSGFLAGQRFNSGGTLYACPECGKSFSQRRYLRIHRKIHTGEKPYKCRECGKSFIQKGRLIDHQRVHTGERPYECSECGKSFVALRGLQYHQRVHSGERPYGCNECGKSFIAKSDLHYHQRVHSGERPYECSECGKCYIDKRGLQYHQRVHSGERPYECSECGKCFIFSSGLRYHQRVHSGERPYQCSECGKSFIVKRGLQNHQSVHSGERPYECIECGKCFIDRSRLHRHQRVHSGEKPYECRECGKCFTDRSGLHRHQRVHTSERA